One Planktothrix sp. FACHB-1365 genomic window carries:
- the dapA gene encoding 4-hydroxy-tetrahydrodipicolinate synthase, translating to MVSFGRVITAMVTPFHEDGSVNYTVAEQLAAHLVEQGTDAVVVCGTTGESPTLTWDEEHELFQVVQKAVFGKAKVIAGTGSNCTQEAIHATQKASKLGLDGSLQVVPYYNKPPQEGLYRHFQAIAQSSPDLPIMLYNIPGRTGQNLLPETVARLAEIPNIVAIKEASGNLEQVSQVRRLTPSEFKIYSGDDSLTLPMLAVGSSGVVSVASHLVGRQLQEMIQAFEAGQVQVATEIHIRLFGLFKALFLTANPIPVKIALNLQGWNVGSTRLPLYDPSVEVTNTLKDVLSQLNLI from the coding sequence ATGGTAAGTTTTGGAAGAGTTATAACGGCAATGGTTACGCCGTTTCATGAAGACGGTAGTGTGAATTACACAGTGGCGGAACAGTTAGCCGCCCATCTAGTAGAGCAAGGAACGGATGCTGTTGTTGTGTGCGGAACGACGGGAGAATCTCCAACCTTGACTTGGGATGAAGAACACGAGTTGTTTCAAGTCGTGCAGAAGGCTGTGTTCGGAAAAGCGAAGGTGATCGCGGGAACGGGATCGAACTGCACCCAAGAGGCAATTCATGCCACCCAAAAAGCGTCTAAACTGGGATTAGATGGCAGTTTACAGGTTGTCCCCTATTACAATAAACCTCCCCAAGAAGGTTTGTATCGGCATTTTCAAGCGATCGCTCAATCGAGTCCCGATTTGCCGATAATGCTTTACAATATACCGGGACGCACTGGACAGAATCTCCTGCCGGAAACAGTGGCACGTTTAGCGGAGATTCCGAATATTGTGGCGATTAAGGAAGCCAGTGGCAATTTAGAACAAGTGAGCCAGGTGCGACGGTTGACACCTTCTGAATTTAAGATCTACTCTGGGGATGATTCGTTAACCTTACCGATGTTAGCCGTTGGCAGTTCGGGGGTGGTCAGTGTTGCTAGTCATTTGGTGGGAAGGCAACTCCAAGAAATGATACAAGCCTTTGAAGCAGGCCAAGTGCAAGTGGCAACGGAGATCCATATCCGGTTATTTGGGTTGTTTAAAGCCTTGTTTCTAACAGCAAACCCGATCCCCGTGAAAATAGCACTCAATTTGCAAGGCTGGAACGTGGGATCAACCCGTTTACCTTTGTATGATCCAAGCGTGGAAGTCACCAACACATTAAAGGACGTGCTGAGTCAGTTAAATCTTATCTGA
- a CDS encoding ribonuclease J — protein MTSEPSTPVFNSGALRIIPLGGLHEIGKNTCVFEYEDEIVILDAGLAFPTDGMHGVNIVLPDVTYLRENREKIKGMIVTHGHEDHIGGIPFHLKQFEVPVIYGPRLAMALLQGKLEEAGVAERTELRSVRPREMVRIGKYFLVEYIRNTHSIADSFTVAITTPVGVVIHTGDFKIDHTPVDGEFFDFQRLAEYGEKGVHCLLSDSTNAEIPGFTPSESSVYPNLERIFAQAQGRILVTTFASSVHRLNIILNIAQKQGRLVSVVGRSMLNVIAHARTLGYVKCEDRLFVPLNSINGIPDDKLLILTTGSQGEPLSALTRIAEGAHRQIGIKKGDTVVFSANPIPGNTIAVVNTIDKLMMQGANVIYGREKGIHVSGHGCQEDQKLMLALTRPKFFVPVHGEHRMLVQHQKTAQSMGIPPENMVLIDNGFVVELTKESIRIADKVQAGIEPVDSSRSGVVKDETMKERRQLAEEGVVTVAAAVGTDGKLLARPEIHLKGVVNSVDQGSIQQQLSQTIENVLTERWTEFARTFGTETKEIDWEGLKTQIERSIQRVLRREIPSNPLLVLLVQTPEGEQETSAKVTGRRRPRSTARVAS, from the coding sequence ATGACTTCAGAACCTTCCACCCCTGTCTTTAACTCCGGTGCTTTAAGAATTATTCCTTTAGGGGGATTACATGAAATTGGAAAAAACACCTGTGTGTTTGAATATGAAGATGAAATTGTGATTTTAGATGCCGGGTTAGCGTTTCCAACGGATGGAATGCACGGCGTTAATATTGTTTTACCGGATGTTACCTATCTACGGGAAAACCGGGAAAAAATTAAAGGCATGATTGTCACTCACGGACATGAAGATCATATTGGTGGTATTCCCTTTCACCTCAAACAATTTGAAGTTCCGGTGATTTATGGCCCTCGATTAGCGATGGCATTGTTACAAGGAAAATTAGAAGAAGCCGGAGTTGCAGAACGCACAGAATTAAGATCCGTTCGTCCCCGTGAAATGGTGAGAATTGGCAAATATTTCTTGGTCGAATATATTCGGAATACTCACTCCATTGCTGATAGTTTTACTGTTGCGATTACGACCCCTGTTGGTGTGGTGATTCATACGGGAGATTTTAAAATTGATCATACTCCGGTAGATGGAGAATTTTTTGATTTCCAACGGTTAGCCGAATATGGAGAAAAAGGCGTTCACTGTTTATTAAGTGACTCTACAAACGCTGAAATCCCAGGCTTTACGCCTTCTGAAAGTTCCGTTTATCCCAATTTAGAACGAATTTTTGCCCAAGCTCAGGGTCGAATTTTAGTCACTACCTTTGCTTCTTCGGTTCACCGTCTAAATATCATTTTAAATATTGCCCAAAAGCAAGGTCGATTAGTATCGGTGGTGGGTCGATCTATGTTAAACGTGATTGCTCACGCTCGGACGTTAGGCTATGTCAAATGTGAAGATCGGTTGTTTGTTCCTCTGAATTCAATTAATGGGATTCCCGATGATAAATTGCTGATTTTAACAACGGGATCTCAAGGGGAACCGTTATCGGCTTTAACCCGAATTGCTGAAGGTGCACACCGTCAAATTGGGATTAAGAAAGGGGATACGGTTGTTTTCTCAGCGAACCCCATTCCGGGTAATACGATTGCAGTCGTCAATACCATTGATAAATTGATGATGCAGGGGGCAAATGTGATTTATGGTCGCGAGAAGGGAATTCATGTTTCCGGTCATGGATGCCAAGAAGATCAGAAATTAATGTTAGCCTTAACTCGTCCGAAATTCTTTGTTCCTGTTCATGGAGAACACCGGATGTTAGTTCAACACCAAAAGACGGCTCAAAGTATGGGAATTCCCCCCGAAAATATGGTGTTAATTGATAACGGTTTTGTGGTAGAATTAACGAAAGAATCGATTCGGATTGCCGATAAAGTTCAAGCCGGAATTGAACCCGTAGACTCCTCTCGCTCTGGCGTTGTTAAAGATGAAACCATGAAAGAACGACGTCAATTAGCAGAAGAAGGAGTTGTTACTGTAGCGGCGGCGGTTGGAACCGATGGTAAGTTATTAGCAAGACCTGAAATTCATTTGAAAGGGGTTGTGAATAGTGTTGACCAAGGTTCTATTCAACAACAATTAAGCCAAACTATTGAGAATGTTTTAACGGAACGTTGGACAGAATTCGCCCGCACATTTGGTACGGAAACGAAGGAAATTGATTGGGAAGGGTTAAAGACTCAAATTGAACGTTCTATTCAGCGTGTTTTGCGTCGAGAAATTCCCAGTAACCCTTTGTTAGTGTTATTAGTACAAACCCCTGAAGGAGAACAAGAAACTTCAGCAAAAGTAACGGGTCGTCGTCGTCCTCGCAGTACCGCACGAGTCGCGTCTTAG
- a CDS encoding MoaD/ThiS family protein, which produces MTVKVLIPTPLQKFTNNEAVIECEASNISELINSLETQCPGIKKSLCDDEGKPRKFLNFYVNSEDIRFLQGANTELQQGDEVSIVPAVAGG; this is translated from the coding sequence ATGACTGTTAAAGTTTTAATTCCCACACCCCTGCAAAAATTTACCAACAATGAAGCCGTAATTGAGTGTGAAGCTTCTAATATTTCGGAATTAATTAATTCCTTAGAAACCCAATGTCCAGGGATTAAAAAAAGTCTCTGTGATGACGAGGGAAAACCCCGTAAGTTTTTGAATTTCTATGTCAATAGTGAAGATATTCGCTTTTTACAAGGAGCAAACACTGAACTTCAACAAGGAGATGAAGTTAGTATTGTTCCGGCGGTTGCGGGAGGTTAA
- the thrC gene encoding threonine synthase → MTQATTNNLNLTGATFDKLKCKECGEEYAPEAKHVCEVCFGPLEVQYNYDLLRQTVTRATIEAGPNSIWRYRKFLPVATENVIDVGTGMTPLIKSERLARRLGLKNLYIKNDAVNMPTLSFKDRVVSVALSRARELGFSTVSCASTGNLANSTAAIAARAGLDCCVFVPADLEAGKILGTLIYNPILMAVKGNYDQVNRLCSEVANTHGWGFVNINLRPYYSEGSKTLGYEVIEQLGWKLPDHVVAPIASGSLFTKIHKGFQEFVKVGLVDDKPVRFSGAQAEGCSPVASAFKEGRDFITPVKPNTIAKSIAIGNPADGVYAVELANKTNGNIECVNDEEVIQGIKLLAETEGIFTETAGGTTIAVLKKLVEAGKIDPEETTVVYITGNGLKTQEAVQGDVGEPLTIEPKLESFERAIERARTLDRLEWQQVLV, encoded by the coding sequence ATGACTCAGGCAACCACCAACAACTTAAACTTAACCGGGGCGACTTTTGACAAACTCAAATGTAAAGAGTGTGGCGAAGAATACGCCCCCGAAGCCAAGCACGTTTGTGAAGTGTGTTTTGGCCCCCTAGAAGTTCAATATAACTATGACCTGCTCCGCCAAACCGTGACTCGCGCTACCATTGAAGCTGGCCCTAACTCCATTTGGCGTTATCGCAAGTTTCTTCCTGTCGCTACTGAGAATGTGATTGATGTTGGAACCGGAATGACCCCCCTGATTAAGTCAGAACGGTTAGCCCGTCGCCTGGGTTTGAAAAATCTTTATATTAAAAACGATGCTGTGAATATGCCCACCCTGAGCTTCAAAGACCGGGTGGTGTCCGTTGCTCTAAGTCGGGCTAGAGAATTAGGCTTTTCGACGGTTTCCTGCGCCAGTACCGGAAATTTAGCCAACTCCACCGCCGCCATTGCTGCAAGAGCAGGTTTGGACTGTTGTGTGTTTGTCCCGGCGGACTTAGAAGCGGGTAAAATTTTAGGAACCTTAATCTATAACCCGATTTTAATGGCCGTTAAAGGCAATTATGATCAAGTTAATCGCCTGTGTTCAGAAGTGGCCAATACTCATGGTTGGGGCTTTGTGAATATTAACCTGCGTCCCTACTATTCTGAAGGATCAAAAACCCTTGGCTATGAAGTGATTGAACAACTGGGCTGGAAATTACCCGACCATGTTGTCGCCCCCATTGCTTCCGGTTCCCTGTTTACCAAAATTCATAAAGGTTTTCAAGAATTCGTCAAAGTCGGTTTAGTGGATGACAAACCCGTGCGTTTCAGTGGAGCACAAGCAGAAGGTTGTTCTCCAGTGGCTTCTGCTTTTAAAGAAGGACGAGATTTTATTACTCCGGTTAAACCCAATACCATTGCTAAATCCATTGCCATTGGCAATCCTGCTGATGGAGTTTATGCGGTTGAATTAGCGAACAAAACCAACGGAAATATTGAATGCGTCAACGATGAAGAAGTTATTCAAGGCATTAAATTATTAGCCGAAACGGAAGGAATTTTTACCGAAACCGCAGGCGGAACTACAATTGCCGTCTTGAAAAAATTGGTAGAAGCAGGTAAAATTGACCCTGAAGAAACCACCGTTGTTTATATTACAGGCAATGGCTTAAAAACCCAAGAAGCCGTGCAAGGGGATGTCGGTGAACCCTTAACCATTGAACCGAAATTAGAAAGTTTTGAACGGGCAATTGAACGAGCTCGCACCTTAGACCGTCTGGAATGGCAACAAGTGTTAGTTTAG
- the murC gene encoding UDP-N-acetylmuramate--L-alanine ligase, which produces MPSSVDFTGRPFHFIGIGGIGMSALAYILAKRKLPIYGSDIQRSHITQRLQALGAQIFCHQDASNFEYIKQSLDEGNPKPSSPRSRGVELSVCENGLNSRSASVIQAETFNSNGKTKRSQELPQVICSTAIHAGNSEYQAALELGCPIFHRSDLLAALIQDYQSIAVAGTHGKTTTSSMIAFMLLNAGLDPTILVGGEVDAWEGNARMGQGPYMVAEADESDGSLVKITAQIGVITNIELDHPDHYETLDQVINTFKVFDTNCKTLVGCIDCAIVRDQIQPSITYSLNPHTEADYTAKAIEYRPNGIYAQIVEKGSFLGELELKLLGQHNLSNALAAIAVGRQLGMEFSVIAKALAEFEGAKRRFEYRGCHNNILFVDDYAHHPSEIRVTLAAARLRMQESTLNTQPHLQRIVAIFQPHRYSRTHAFLQDFAQCFSDADVVVLTEIYSAGEPNLWEIDGLMVADLIANYHPQVLYQPSMDALKIGLAQLLQPGDLVLFLGAGNLNKIIPEVMAFYQTSQDTGGIEPECQHALLD; this is translated from the coding sequence ATGCCGAGTTCTGTTGATTTCACTGGGAGGCCATTTCACTTCATCGGGATTGGTGGGATTGGAATGTCAGCCCTCGCCTACATCCTAGCGAAGCGAAAGCTACCCATTTATGGCTCGGATATTCAACGTAGCCATATTACTCAACGCTTACAAGCGTTAGGTGCTCAAATCTTTTGTCATCAAGATGCAAGCAACTTTGAGTACATTAAACAATCCCTAGATGAAGGGAATCCCAAACCCAGTTCCCCAAGGTCACGAGGAGTAGAGTTATCAGTCTGTGAAAATGGATTGAACTCCCGGTCTGCTTCCGTCATTCAAGCGGAAACTTTTAATTCTAATGGCAAGACCAAACGGTCGCAAGAATTACCCCAGGTGATTTGTTCTACTGCCATCCATGCGGGAAACTCCGAATATCAAGCTGCTTTAGAGTTGGGCTGTCCGATTTTTCACCGTTCCGATTTACTAGCCGCGCTGATTCAAGATTACCAAAGTATTGCTGTGGCTGGAACCCATGGAAAAACCACCACCAGCAGTATGATTGCCTTCATGTTGCTCAACGCAGGTCTTGATCCCACAATTTTAGTTGGGGGAGAAGTGGATGCGTGGGAAGGGAATGCTCGTATGGGTCAGGGGCCTTATATGGTGGCTGAAGCCGATGAATCCGATGGTTCCCTGGTCAAAATCACGGCTCAAATCGGCGTAATTACCAATATTGAGTTAGACCATCCCGATCACTATGAAACCCTAGACCAAGTAATCAATACTTTTAAAGTCTTTGATACCAACTGTAAAACCCTAGTGGGTTGTATCGATTGTGCAATAGTACGGGATCAAATTCAACCCAGTATTACCTACAGCCTGAATCCTCACACAGAAGCTGATTACACTGCCAAAGCCATCGAATATAGACCCAATGGTATCTATGCTCAAATTGTGGAAAAAGGCAGTTTCTTGGGAGAGCTAGAGTTAAAATTGCTAGGGCAGCATAATCTCAGCAATGCCTTAGCTGCGATTGCGGTAGGACGCCAGTTAGGAATGGAGTTTTCCGTCATAGCCAAGGCATTAGCGGAATTTGAAGGAGCCAAACGTCGTTTTGAGTACCGAGGGTGTCACAACAACATCTTGTTTGTAGACGATTACGCCCATCATCCCAGCGAAATCCGAGTCACCCTCGCCGCTGCCCGCCTTCGGATGCAAGAAAGCACCTTAAACACTCAACCTCACCTTCAGCGTATTGTTGCGATTTTTCAACCCCATCGGTATAGTCGAACTCATGCCTTTCTGCAAGATTTTGCTCAGTGTTTCAGTGATGCTGATGTTGTTGTTCTCACCGAGATTTATAGTGCTGGGGAACCTAATCTTTGGGAAATTGACGGGCTCATGGTAGCAGACTTGATTGCCAATTACCATCCTCAAGTGTTATATCAACCCTCGATGGATGCCCTGAAGATCGGTTTAGCACAACTATTGCAACCTGGCGATTTAGTTCTCTTTCTCGGTGCAGGCAACCTCAACAAAATTATTCCAGAAGTTATGGCATTTTATCAGACTTCCCAGGACACTGGTGGGATAGAGCCAGAGTGCCAACACGCGCTTTTGGATTGA